One Rhinolophus sinicus isolate RSC01 linkage group LG06, ASM3656204v1, whole genome shotgun sequence DNA window includes the following coding sequences:
- the GADD45A gene encoding growth arrest and DNA damage-inducible protein GADD45 alpha isoform X2 yields the protein MTLEEFSAGEQKTERMDKVGDALEEVLSKALSQRTITVGVYEAAKLLNVDPDNVVLCLLAADEDDDRDVALQIHFTLIQAFCCENDINILRVSNPGRLAELLLLETDANPAASEGAEQPPDLHCVLVTNMPKHVGGCQQRKRSLIHIHRNGRILP from the exons ATGACTTTGGAGGAATTTTCGGCTGGAGAGCAAAAGACCGAAAG GATGGATAAGGTGGGGGATGCCCTCGAGGAAGTGCTGAGTAAAGCTCTGAGTCAGCGCACCATCACGGTCGGGGTGTACGAGGCGGCCAAGCTGCTCAACGT CGACCCGGATAACGTCGTCCTGTGCCTGCTGGCCGCGGACGAGGACGACGACAGAGATGTGGCTCTGCAGATCCACTTCACCCTGATCCAGGCATTCTGCTGCGAGAACGACATCAACATCCTGCGCGTCAGCAACCCGGGCCGGCTGGCGGAGCTCCTGCTCCTGGAGACCGACGCGAACCCCGCGGCGAGCGAGGGCGCGGAGCAGCCTCCAGACCTGCACTGCGTGCTGGTGACG AACATGCCTAAGCACGTCGGAGGCTGCCAGCAGCGGAAGAGATCCTT AATCCACATTCATCGCAATGGAAGGATCCTGCCTTAA
- the GADD45A gene encoding growth arrest and DNA damage-inducible protein GADD45 alpha isoform X1 — protein sequence MTLEEFSAGEQKTERMDKVGDALEEVLSKALSQRTITVGVYEAAKLLNVDPDNVVLCLLAADEDDDRDVALQIHFTLIQAFCCENDINILRVSNPGRLAELLLLETDANPAASEGAEQPPDLHCVLVTNPHSSQWKDPALSQLICFCRESRYMDQWVPVINLPER from the exons ATGACTTTGGAGGAATTTTCGGCTGGAGAGCAAAAGACCGAAAG GATGGATAAGGTGGGGGATGCCCTCGAGGAAGTGCTGAGTAAAGCTCTGAGTCAGCGCACCATCACGGTCGGGGTGTACGAGGCGGCCAAGCTGCTCAACGT CGACCCGGATAACGTCGTCCTGTGCCTGCTGGCCGCGGACGAGGACGACGACAGAGATGTGGCTCTGCAGATCCACTTCACCCTGATCCAGGCATTCTGCTGCGAGAACGACATCAACATCCTGCGCGTCAGCAACCCGGGCCGGCTGGCGGAGCTCCTGCTCCTGGAGACCGACGCGAACCCCGCGGCGAGCGAGGGCGCGGAGCAGCCTCCAGACCTGCACTGCGTGCTGGTGACG AATCCACATTCATCGCAATGGAAGGATCCTGCCTTAAGTCAACTTATTTGTTTTTGCCGGGAAAGTCGCTACATGGATCAGTGGGTTCCAGTAATTAATCTTCCTGAACGGTGA